One genomic region from Indicator indicator isolate 239-I01 chromosome 7, UM_Iind_1.1, whole genome shotgun sequence encodes:
- the OAT gene encoding ornithine aminotransferase, mitochondrial — MFSKLTRSQSVAALCRAVHASLSSAASVAPKKNTQGSPTSEFIFEREAKYGAHNYHPLPVALEKGKGVYVWDVEGRKYFDFLSAYSAVNQGHCHPKIVNALKAQSEKLTLTSRAFYNDALGEYEEYITKMFNYNKVLPMNTGVEAGETACKLARKWAYTVKGIPKYKAKIIFAAGNFWGRTMSAISSSTDPSSYDGFGPFMPGFEVIPYNDLPALERALQDPNVAAFMVEPIQGEAGVIVPDQGYLTGVRELCIKHNVLFIADEVQTGLARTGKMLAVDHENVRPDLVLLGKALSGGLYPISAVLCDDEVMLTIKPGEHGSTYGGNPLACRVAIAALEVTEEEELAKNAEVMGTILRNELMKTPSDIVTSVRGRGLLNAIVIRETKDYDAWKVCLRLRDNGLLAKPTHGDTIRLAPPLVIKEDEIRECIEIIHKTILSF, encoded by the exons ATGTTTTCCAAGCTGACCCGCTCTCAAAGCGTCGCTGCTCTCTGTCGAGCTGTTCATGCTTCCTTGAGTTCTGCTGCCTCAGTTGCTCCtaaaaaaaacacccagggATCTCCAACCTCTGAGTTCATATTTGAACGTGAGGCTAAATATGGTGCCCACAATTACCACCCACTACCTGTTGcactggaaaaaggaaaag GTGTTTATGTCTGGGATGTTGAAGGCAGAAAGTATTTTGACTTCCTGAGTGCTTACAGTGCTGTTAATCAAGGCCACTGCCACCCAAAGATCGTGAATGCTCTGAAGGCTCAGTCTGAGAAACTGACTCTGACATCCAGAGCATTCTACAACGATGCTCTTGGAGAGTATGAGGAATATATCACCAAAATGTTCAATTACAACAAAGTTCTTCCAATGAACACAG GAGTGGAGGCTGGAGAAACTGCCTGCAAGTTGGCTCGGAAGTGGGCATACACTGTGAAAGGAATTCCAAAATACAAAGCAAAGATCATTTTTGCAG ctgGCAACTTCTGGGGCAGAACCATGTCTGCTATCTCTAGTTCTACTGACCCATCCAGCTATGATGGCTTTGGACCCTTTATGCCAGGTTTTGAAGTGATCCCATACAATGACCTACCAGCTCTTGAG CGGGCCCTTCAAGATCCCAATGTAGCAGCTTTCATGGTTGAACCAATTCAAGGTGAAGCAGGGGTGATTGTTCCTGACCAAGGTTACCTGACAGGAGTGCGGGAGCTCTGCATAAAGCACAAT GTCCTGTTTATTGCTGATGAAGTGCAGACTGGTTTAGCCAGAACAGGGAAGATGCTAGCTGTTGACCATGAAAATGTGAGACCTGATCTAGTTCTTCTTGGAAAGGCCCTTTCTGGTGGCTTATATCCT ATCTCAGCAGTCCTGTGTGATGATGAAGTGATGCTGACCATCAAGCCTGGTGAACATGGCTCCACGTATGGAGGAAATCCCTTAGCCTGCCGCGTGGCGATAGCAGCACTGGAG GTGACTGAGGAAGAAGAGTTGGCTAAAAATGCAGAAGTAATGGGTACCATTCTAAGAAACGAGTTGATGAAGACACCGTCAGACATTGTGACATCTGTGAGAGGCAGAGGGCTGCTAAATGCCATTGTCATCCGGGAAACCAAAG ACTATGATGCCTGGAAGGTGTGCCTGCGGCTGCGTGACAATGGACTGCTGGCCAAACCCACACATGGGGACACCATTCGGCTGGCACCACCACTTGTGATTAAGGAGGATGAAATCAGAGAGTGCATCGAAATCATTCATAAGaccattctgtctttctga